One window from the genome of Rufibacter tibetensis encodes:
- a CDS encoding TolC family protein gives MSKRVRVAATKNALACIWTLGGFFMTFNAVAQETAAPLPVEEEDPNTRRLNLPEVIKMAKEQSPSYQQALTQLENRTWQFQTYKSNYLPQLALYGTLPSYTKDYERLTDPEGRVNFVPVQSATSSAHLELKQNIGLTGGTIAIDSKLNRIDNFHEVRGHSFVYASNPVVVTLRQPLFNHNGLKWDRKTEPLRYEEAKRNFWEEMERISVRATDLFFSQLHSQISYDIAQKNVANNDTLFKIAQARFYNAKISVNELLQLELSLLNSKQSLEQARMDIETSTLRLKTYLGFTETYPIRLLPPDYIPQFEVNEEVALKQARENRSRMIGIKREQIDAERNLDWAESSAGVNADLFLQYGLTQRAGSLGPVYQDPTDQQRVNLGLSVPLMDWGRNKSKIGTAKANLKLVKANLEQQRVSFEQDVFLQVKRFKMLREQMKLAKQANGLAERRFLGARDRYLGGKINLLELNQAATERDSARRSYVSSLRNFWDAYYNLRLQTLYDFETNQPLTMPLPF, from the coding sequence GTGAGTAAAAGAGTACGAGTAGCTGCCACCAAAAATGCCCTTGCCTGTATCTGGACCTTAGGTGGCTTTTTCATGACATTCAACGCAGTAGCACAGGAGACAGCCGCCCCCCTTCCCGTGGAAGAGGAAGATCCCAACACCCGTAGGTTGAATTTGCCTGAAGTGATTAAGATGGCCAAAGAGCAGTCGCCCAGCTATCAGCAGGCGCTTACGCAATTGGAAAACCGTACCTGGCAGTTCCAAACCTACAAAAGCAATTACCTGCCCCAATTGGCTTTGTATGGCACTTTGCCTTCTTACACCAAAGATTATGAACGGCTCACAGACCCTGAGGGGCGGGTAAACTTTGTTCCGGTTCAATCTGCAACTTCTTCGGCGCATTTAGAACTTAAGCAGAACATTGGTCTAACCGGGGGTACTATTGCCATTGATTCCAAGCTGAACCGGATTGATAACTTCCATGAAGTGCGGGGGCATAGCTTTGTATATGCCTCCAACCCAGTGGTAGTAACGCTGCGTCAGCCTCTTTTTAACCACAATGGGTTGAAGTGGGACCGCAAAACAGAGCCCCTGCGGTACGAGGAAGCCAAACGTAACTTCTGGGAGGAAATGGAGCGCATCTCGGTGCGGGCTACGGATCTGTTTTTCTCCCAATTACATAGCCAGATCAGCTATGACATTGCCCAGAAGAACGTGGCGAACAATGATACGCTTTTCAAGATTGCGCAGGCGCGGTTCTACAACGCCAAAATAAGTGTAAACGAATTGCTGCAACTGGAACTCAGTCTGCTCAACTCTAAACAAAGCCTGGAGCAGGCCAGGATGGACATTGAAACCAGCACCTTGCGCTTGAAAACGTACTTGGGTTTCACGGAGACCTACCCCATCCGGTTGCTACCGCCTGACTATATACCTCAATTTGAGGTAAATGAAGAGGTTGCGCTAAAGCAGGCCCGGGAAAACCGTTCCCGCATGATCGGGATCAAACGTGAGCAGATAGATGCTGAGCGCAACCTGGACTGGGCCGAGTCAAGTGCCGGCGTCAATGCAGATCTTTTTCTGCAGTACGGCTTAACGCAGCGGGCGGGTTCTCTGGGACCGGTGTACCAGGACCCTACAGATCAGCAACGGGTCAACCTGGGGCTTAGCGTTCCTTTAATGGACTGGGGCCGCAACAAGTCTAAGATAGGTACCGCTAAAGCCAACCTGAAGCTGGTGAAAGCCAACTTAGAGCAGCAGCGCGTAAGTTTTGAGCAAGATGTCTTCTTACAGGTGAAACGCTTTAAGATGCTGCGTGAGCAGATGAAGTTGGCGAAACAAGCGAATGGGTTGGCCGAGCGCCGTTTCCTGGGAGCCAGAGACCGTTACTTAGGAGGAAAGATAAATCTCCTAGAGTTAAACCAGGCCGCCACAGAGCGTGATTCGGCCCGCCGCAGCTACGTAAGTTCCCTGCGAAATTTCTGGGATGCTTATTATAACCTAAGATTGCAAACGCTTTATGATTTTGAAACAAATCAGCCGTTAACCATGCCTTTGCCATTTTAA
- the nhaA gene encoding Na+/H+ antiporter NhaA yields the protein MAKLINLKVFPDFFRSASAGGIILIFSLVVSLLIANSAWGDAFANFLQTQLGYESEQVHLKYPLLLWVNDGLMAIFFLLVGLEIKRELLEGELSSVRKAALPVFAAVGGMLIPAGIYALVNGGTDTASGWGIPMATDIAFAIGLLSLLGNKVPTGLKIFLTALAIVDDLGAIVVIAVFYSEGLHITYLLYAGGIFLLLLVFNKTGIKSLFFYLIPGVFMWYFIHHSGVHATVAGVLTALTIPTTPDAKESPLEHLEHALTKPVNFLIMPIFALANTNIRFEAGMVEGLLSPLSIGIVLGLFLGKPLGILVTSWLAVKLKVSVLPKGVNWKMVTGMGLLAGIGFTMSIFIALLSFSDLAHQTEAKFSILVASVLSGVLGYFMLKAFSSKTSLKAR from the coding sequence ATGGCTAAACTCATTAACCTAAAAGTATTTCCAGACTTCTTCAGATCCGCCTCGGCTGGTGGTATCATTCTGATTTTTTCCCTGGTTGTTTCCTTGCTTATTGCCAACTCTGCCTGGGGCGACGCGTTCGCCAATTTCCTGCAGACCCAGTTGGGCTATGAGTCTGAGCAGGTTCACCTGAAGTACCCCTTGCTTCTGTGGGTGAATGACGGCCTTATGGCTATCTTCTTTTTGTTGGTGGGGCTGGAAATTAAGCGTGAGCTCCTGGAAGGCGAATTGTCCTCTGTAAGGAAAGCTGCTTTGCCTGTGTTCGCCGCAGTGGGAGGCATGCTGATTCCGGCAGGGATCTATGCCCTTGTAAACGGAGGAACTGACACCGCCAGCGGATGGGGCATTCCCATGGCCACAGACATTGCCTTTGCCATTGGATTGCTTTCCCTTCTGGGAAATAAGGTGCCCACCGGATTGAAGATTTTCTTGACGGCTTTGGCCATTGTAGATGATCTGGGCGCCATTGTGGTGATTGCCGTCTTCTATTCTGAGGGGTTGCACATTACCTACTTGCTTTACGCGGGCGGTATCTTCCTGCTATTGCTGGTATTTAATAAGACGGGCATAAAGTCATTATTCTTTTACTTGATACCAGGGGTGTTCATGTGGTACTTCATTCACCATTCGGGGGTACATGCCACGGTGGCCGGGGTGCTTACGGCGCTCACCATACCTACCACCCCAGATGCAAAGGAGTCTCCGTTGGAGCACCTAGAGCATGCCCTTACCAAACCCGTCAACTTTCTGATCATGCCTATATTTGCCTTGGCCAATACCAACATCAGGTTTGAAGCCGGTATGGTGGAAGGGTTGTTAAGCCCGCTGAGTATTGGAATTGTTTTAGGGCTGTTTTTAGGAAAACCTCTCGGAATCTTGGTCACAAGCTGGTTGGCGGTGAAGTTAAAAGTGAGCGTTCTGCCTAAGGGCGTAAACTGGAAGATGGTAACGGGCATGGGTTTGCTGGCCGGAATAGGCTTCACCATGTCTATCTTCATTGCCCTGCTTTCCTTCTCAGACCTTGCTCACCAGACAGAAGCCAAGTTCTCTATTCTGGTGGCTTCTGTGCTGTCTGGCGTCTTAGGGTATTTTATGCTGAAGGCGTTTTCTTCCAAGACCTCCCTTAAAGCAAGGTAG
- the pyrR gene encoding bifunctional pyr operon transcriptional regulator/uracil phosphoribosyltransferase PyrR — MHKRLIVPHALFQIMIRRLAHQLIETHRDFSDSVILGLQPRGIYVADRLQQTLKEILGITVQTGYLDITFHRDDFRRRATPLAPNATKVDFSLEGKRVILVDDVLYTGRSVRAAIDAMISYGRPDQVELLVLIDRQYTRDLPIEATYTGQRVDSLHSQRVEVTWQGQDSPEDVIWLLTPTPDQEEPHATA, encoded by the coding sequence ATGCATAAACGCCTCATTGTTCCGCACGCACTGTTTCAGATTATGATCCGGCGCCTGGCGCACCAGCTCATAGAGACGCACCGCGATTTTTCTGATTCTGTGATTTTAGGTCTTCAGCCCCGTGGCATTTACGTGGCAGACCGCCTTCAGCAAACGTTGAAGGAAATTCTGGGCATCACTGTCCAGACTGGTTACCTGGACATCACCTTCCACCGCGATGACTTCCGCCGCCGCGCCACTCCCCTGGCACCCAATGCCACCAAAGTAGATTTCTCTCTGGAAGGCAAGCGCGTGATTCTGGTAGACGATGTACTGTACACCGGCCGGTCAGTAAGAGCGGCCATTGATGCCATGATCTCCTACGGCAGACCAGACCAGGTAGAATTACTGGTACTCATTGACCGCCAATACACCCGTGATTTACCCATTGAGGCTACCTATACCGGCCAGCGCGTAGACTCCCTGCACTCGCAGCGGGTGGAAGTGACCTGGCAAGGCCAAGATTCTCCTGAGGACGTCATCTGGCTCCTCACTCCTACCCCAGACCAAGAAGAACCCCATGCAACAGCTTAG
- a CDS encoding EVE domain-containing protein, with the protein MNYWLVKTEPEKYAWSDLQRDKQTTWDGVRNFQARNNLQKMQVNDLVLYYHSVSEKSIVGVAKVSREAFQDPTTEETQWVAVTLVPEQAFATPVTLDQIKKEERLQNIALLRQSRLSVMPLTPEEFDILLSMGQ; encoded by the coding sequence ATGAACTACTGGCTCGTTAAAACTGAACCTGAAAAATACGCCTGGTCTGACCTGCAACGCGATAAACAAACCACCTGGGACGGAGTCCGGAACTTCCAAGCCCGTAACAACCTCCAGAAAATGCAGGTCAATGACCTGGTGCTGTACTACCACAGCGTTTCTGAGAAATCCATTGTAGGGGTGGCCAAAGTAAGTCGCGAGGCTTTCCAGGACCCTACCACCGAGGAGACCCAATGGGTGGCAGTAACCCTGGTGCCGGAGCAAGCGTTTGCTACACCAGTGACTTTAGATCAGATCAAAAAAGAAGAGCGGCTGCAGAACATTGCGCTGCTTCGGCAATCGCGGCTGTCAGTAATGCCGTTAACACCGGAAGAATTTGATATTCTGCTCAGTATGGGCCAATAA
- a CDS encoding helix-hairpin-helix domain-containing protein, with protein sequence MENKELIRMFRLTASLMELHDENPFKIRSFTSAVMVMERIESPIHQMSQAQLEKLDGIGKGMAGKIMEAIQTGSHADLNRLLETTPEGVVQMLNIKGIGPKKIKTIWKDLGVDTIGGLREACEKNEVSKLKGFGAKTQETILQGLQYTESNKGKVLWAEAETLALELLSFLKNRPETVAAEVVGEIRRNLETVETLQFLLSLNNEANWPSFLAELPGVSPQETVSGPFVWRGLVDTSGLKLEVRLVPERRFANQTLLYSANSAWLTQPVNEAGDTLMAEAYGEPAASEEEIFQRVQLPYIAPELRESARVLEMARENKLPTLLTDGDLKGILHNHSTYSDGAHTLEQMAVHCQQLGFEYLGMCDHSKSAFYANGLQEFRVREQQKEIDRLNQELGPFRIFKGIESDILTDGSLDYDNDVLASFDFIVASIHSNLKMDIVKATDRLVKAIQNPYTTILGHPTGRLLLRREGYPIDHKTVIDACAANQVIIEINANPRRLDLEWRWVEYALSQNVLLSINPDAHSMRGYDDMRYGVLVGRKGGLTAEMTFNTKSRDEVASYFAERKRAKGI encoded by the coding sequence GTGGAGAATAAAGAACTCATCCGTATGTTCCGGCTCACGGCTTCTTTGATGGAGCTGCACGACGAGAACCCGTTTAAAATAAGATCCTTTACCAGCGCCGTTATGGTAATGGAGCGCATAGAATCGCCCATCCACCAGATGAGCCAAGCCCAGCTAGAGAAACTGGACGGTATTGGCAAAGGCATGGCCGGCAAGATCATGGAAGCCATTCAGACCGGCAGCCACGCTGACCTGAACCGCCTCCTGGAAACCACCCCCGAAGGCGTGGTGCAGATGCTCAACATCAAAGGCATTGGTCCTAAGAAGATCAAAACCATCTGGAAAGACCTGGGGGTAGATACTATTGGAGGACTGCGCGAGGCCTGCGAGAAAAACGAGGTGTCTAAGCTGAAAGGCTTCGGGGCGAAAACCCAGGAGACCATTCTGCAGGGGCTGCAGTACACCGAGTCTAATAAAGGAAAGGTGCTCTGGGCGGAGGCGGAGACCCTGGCGCTGGAATTACTTTCTTTCCTGAAAAACAGGCCTGAAACGGTAGCCGCCGAAGTTGTAGGGGAGATCCGCCGCAACTTAGAGACCGTGGAAACCTTGCAGTTCCTATTAAGCCTGAACAATGAGGCTAACTGGCCCTCCTTCCTGGCCGAACTGCCGGGAGTGTCGCCGCAGGAAACAGTTTCAGGACCGTTTGTGTGGCGTGGACTGGTAGACACTTCCGGCCTGAAGTTGGAGGTGCGGTTGGTGCCGGAGCGCCGGTTCGCCAACCAGACCCTGTTGTACTCGGCGAATTCTGCCTGGTTAACGCAGCCGGTGAACGAGGCCGGTGATACGCTCATGGCCGAAGCCTACGGTGAACCTGCCGCTTCAGAAGAAGAAATTTTCCAGCGGGTACAGTTGCCGTACATCGCACCAGAGTTGCGGGAAAGTGCCCGGGTTCTGGAAATGGCCCGCGAAAACAAACTGCCTACCTTGCTTACTGATGGAGACCTGAAAGGCATCCTGCACAACCACAGCACCTACTCAGACGGCGCCCACACGCTAGAGCAAATGGCGGTGCATTGCCAGCAACTGGGCTTTGAGTACCTGGGCATGTGCGACCACTCCAAGTCTGCCTTCTATGCCAACGGACTGCAAGAGTTCCGGGTACGCGAACAGCAAAAAGAGATTGACCGCCTGAACCAGGAACTAGGTCCGTTCCGCATCTTCAAAGGCATTGAGTCTGATATCCTGACTGATGGTTCACTAGACTATGACAACGACGTGCTGGCTTCCTTTGATTTCATTGTGGCCTCCATCCACAGCAACCTGAAAATGGACATCGTGAAGGCCACAGATCGTTTGGTGAAAGCCATCCAGAATCCCTACACCACCATCTTGGGTCACCCCACCGGGCGTTTGCTGCTCCGCCGTGAGGGATATCCTATTGACCACAAGACCGTGATTGACGCCTGTGCTGCAAACCAGGTGATTATTGAAATCAACGCAAACCCTCGGCGCTTAGACTTAGAATGGCGCTGGGTAGAATACGCCCTAAGCCAGAACGTCCTCCTCAGCATTAACCCAGATGCCCACAGCATGCGCGGCTACGATGACATGCGCTACGGCGTACTTGTGGGCCGCAAAGGCGGCTTAACCGCAGAGATGACGTTCAATACGAAAAGCCGGGATGAAGTGGCTTCATATTTTGCAGAGCGGAAGAGGGCGAAGGGGATTTAA
- a CDS encoding aspartate carbamoyltransferase catalytic subunit yields MQQLSVRHLLGIKEITPQDIQLIFETADQFKEVLNRPIKKVPSLRDVTIANVFFENSTRTKLSFELAEKRLSADVINFSASGSSVKKGETLLDTVNNILSMKVDMIVMRHSSPGAPHFLSRKIQANIVNAGDGTHEHPTQALLDSFSIRQKLGEVAGKKIAIIGDITHSRVALSNIFALQMQGAEVAVCGPPTLLPKHIGDLGVKIFWNVREALQWCDVANVLRIQLERQQGKLFPSLREYALYFGINKKMLDELDKEIVLMHPGPINRGVELTSDAADSHHSIILDQVENGVAIRMAVLYLLASKG; encoded by the coding sequence ATGCAACAGCTTAGCGTCCGGCACCTGTTGGGTATCAAAGAGATTACTCCCCAGGACATCCAATTGATTTTTGAAACCGCTGACCAGTTTAAAGAGGTTCTGAACAGGCCTATCAAAAAAGTGCCTTCGTTGCGTGATGTCACCATTGCCAACGTCTTCTTTGAGAACTCTACACGTACCAAGCTTTCCTTTGAACTGGCAGAAAAACGCCTGTCAGCGGATGTGATCAACTTCTCGGCCTCGGGCAGTTCGGTGAAAAAAGGTGAAACGCTGCTGGATACGGTGAACAACATTCTGTCTATGAAAGTAGACATGATTGTGATGCGCCACAGCAGCCCCGGTGCGCCGCACTTTCTGTCGCGTAAAATCCAGGCCAACATTGTCAATGCCGGTGACGGTACGCACGAGCACCCCACGCAAGCCTTACTAGACTCCTTCTCCATCCGGCAAAAACTGGGCGAAGTAGCCGGCAAGAAAATAGCCATTATTGGTGACATCACTCACTCGCGCGTGGCACTTTCCAACATTTTCGCGCTGCAGATGCAAGGTGCTGAAGTAGCGGTTTGCGGTCCGCCCACCTTATTGCCGAAGCACATTGGTGATTTAGGTGTGAAGATCTTCTGGAACGTGCGCGAGGCCTTACAGTGGTGCGATGTAGCCAACGTGCTACGCATCCAACTGGAGCGCCAGCAAGGCAAGCTGTTCCCGTCTTTGCGTGAGTATGCCCTGTACTTCGGGATTAACAAGAAGATGCTGGATGAACTGGACAAGGAAATTGTCCTGATGCACCCCGGCCCCATCAACCGAGGTGTGGAACTTACCTCAGACGCCGCAGACTCGCACCATTCCATCATCCTGGACCAGGTAGAGAATGGTGTAGCCATTAGAATGGCTGTGTTGTATCTGCTGGCCAGCAAAGGATAA
- a CDS encoding aminopeptidase P N-terminal domain-containing protein, producing the protein MKYESIGKDLYLHNRKKFTPYLKPQSLAIFHSNDVMPTNADGTMPFRQNSDLLWLSGIDQEESVLILFPDAREERLKEILFVRETNDHILTWEGYKLTKEQAREVSGIETIFWTHEFDSILNSLMPYVENVYLNSNEHLRAVVEVETRDARFIKKIKEKYPLHNYCRSTQHLHYLRSIKHPREIELMRTACNITEKAFRRLLKFVNPGVMEYEIEAEISHEFLRNRSRGPAYSSIIASGANACILHYVDNFRECKDGDVLLMDFGAEYANYAADLSRSIPVNGKFTSRQADVYNSVLHVMKTARQMLVPGNTLDQYHKFVGKVMENELIKLNLLSEEEVNNQNPAQPLYKKYFPHGTSHFLGLDVHDVGDKYRPFEEGMVFTCEPGIYIKEEGLGIRLENDILITHNGPVDLMANIPLELEDIEREMRG; encoded by the coding sequence ATGAAATACGAGTCTATCGGGAAAGACCTTTACCTTCACAACAGAAAGAAATTCACGCCTTACCTTAAACCGCAGTCATTGGCCATCTTTCATTCCAATGACGTCATGCCCACCAATGCCGACGGTACCATGCCGTTCCGGCAGAACAGCGACCTGTTGTGGCTGAGCGGCATTGACCAGGAAGAAAGCGTGTTAATCCTTTTCCCCGATGCCCGTGAGGAACGCCTGAAAGAAATCCTGTTCGTACGCGAGACAAATGACCACATTCTCACCTGGGAAGGGTACAAACTTACAAAAGAACAGGCCCGTGAGGTGTCTGGCATTGAGACTATTTTCTGGACCCACGAGTTTGACAGCATCCTTAATTCTTTGATGCCTTACGTGGAGAACGTCTACCTTAACTCAAACGAGCACCTGCGGGCCGTGGTAGAGGTTGAAACCCGTGATGCCCGTTTCATCAAGAAGATAAAAGAGAAATACCCGCTGCACAACTACTGCCGCAGCACCCAGCACCTGCACTACCTGCGCTCCATCAAGCACCCGCGCGAGATTGAGCTCATGCGCACCGCCTGCAACATCACAGAGAAAGCTTTCCGCCGCCTGCTCAAGTTTGTGAATCCCGGCGTGATGGAGTACGAGATTGAAGCCGAGATCAGCCATGAGTTCCTGCGCAACCGCTCCCGCGGCCCGGCTTACAGTTCCATTATCGCCTCGGGCGCCAATGCCTGCATTCTGCATTACGTAGACAATTTCAGGGAGTGCAAAGACGGCGATGTGCTCCTCATGGACTTCGGGGCCGAGTACGCCAACTATGCCGCTGACCTTTCGCGCTCTATTCCGGTGAACGGCAAGTTTACCTCGCGCCAGGCCGATGTCTACAACTCAGTGTTGCACGTGATGAAAACTGCCCGGCAGATGCTGGTACCCGGCAACACGCTGGACCAGTACCACAAGTTTGTAGGCAAGGTGATGGAGAACGAACTCATCAAGCTGAACCTGCTTTCTGAGGAAGAGGTCAACAACCAGAACCCCGCGCAACCGCTGTACAAGAAATACTTCCCACACGGCACCTCCCATTTCCTGGGCTTAGACGTGCATGACGTGGGCGACAAATACCGTCCGTTTGAGGAAGGCATGGTCTTCACCTGCGAGCCCGGCATTTACATCAAAGAAGAGGGCTTGGGCATCAGGCTGGAGAATGACATTCTCATCACCCACAATGGCCCGGTAGATTTAATGGCGAATATTCCGCTGGAACTGGAAGACATTGAGCGCGAAATGCGCGGATAA
- a CDS encoding S8 family serine peptidase: MRVCTFLFFFCAFFITGFSSPDAQAQARYWVIFKDKPNPGKGPLVTEATLQKRCLQHLPLSQLSDAPVHQPYLDSLVNWGFTVSSVSKWLNAAVVTATPSQAIRLEEASFVQHLQPITGYFVPSQTATPFNPRFLGKALSQLKPEALLAAGLTGRGVKVGVIDAGFYEAPQKAGLQPLFENKRIIAYRDFVTPAHSQVFDKRESLMDAHGTEVLLCLGGADPKQQTQSGFAREADYYLARTDHGGREARIEEEYFVRALEWMDSLGVRLVNSSLGYGTGFDNPAENYRPEQMDGTSYIARAVQMAVEQKGMMLVIAAGNDGGTKKWQIINTPADAQGVLSVGATDFSAWTKQGYSSIGPAFLPYLKPDVACFASSGTSFSAPIITGLVACLLQENPALTPRQLTDIIKKSSHLYPFGNNFVGYGVPNAGKALELAKGVIAPARTPQLVKGNQFTFKPKAEQDIADNGGIVLFRKKSETQVITQQKLSPRTRKVVVKRLLGETHTTVQVGTTVMELIWQ, from the coding sequence GTGAGGGTTTGTACTTTCTTATTTTTTTTCTGTGCCTTCTTTATAACCGGCTTCTCTTCTCCTGACGCGCAGGCCCAGGCCCGCTATTGGGTTATCTTCAAAGACAAACCTAATCCCGGTAAAGGCCCTCTGGTAACCGAAGCCACTTTGCAGAAACGCTGCCTACAGCACCTGCCCCTCTCCCAGCTTTCAGATGCCCCCGTACACCAGCCTTACCTTGACAGCCTTGTAAACTGGGGCTTCACCGTGTCCTCCGTTTCTAAATGGCTTAACGCAGCAGTAGTGACGGCCACCCCAAGTCAAGCCATCCGGCTGGAGGAGGCTTCTTTTGTGCAGCATCTACAACCTATCACGGGCTACTTTGTCCCTTCCCAAACGGCCACGCCCTTCAATCCCAGGTTCCTGGGTAAAGCCTTGAGCCAGCTGAAACCAGAGGCTTTACTGGCAGCAGGCCTCACCGGACGGGGCGTGAAAGTGGGCGTGATTGATGCTGGCTTTTATGAAGCGCCCCAGAAGGCCGGTTTACAGCCCCTTTTCGAAAATAAGCGAATAATCGCCTACCGCGACTTTGTGACCCCTGCCCACAGCCAGGTTTTTGACAAACGCGAAAGTTTGATGGATGCGCATGGTACAGAGGTGCTCCTTTGCCTGGGTGGTGCTGACCCTAAGCAGCAGACACAAAGTGGCTTTGCCCGGGAAGCAGACTATTACCTGGCCCGCACCGACCACGGGGGCCGTGAAGCCCGGATAGAGGAAGAATACTTTGTGCGGGCACTGGAATGGATGGATAGCCTGGGAGTCCGGTTGGTGAATTCGTCATTAGGGTACGGCACCGGTTTTGACAACCCCGCCGAGAACTACCGTCCTGAGCAAATGGACGGCACCAGTTACATTGCCCGGGCCGTGCAGATGGCAGTGGAACAAAAAGGTATGATGCTGGTGATAGCAGCCGGAAACGACGGCGGCACCAAAAAGTGGCAGATCATCAACACGCCCGCCGATGCCCAGGGCGTACTTTCTGTTGGAGCCACTGACTTTTCTGCCTGGACCAAACAAGGCTACAGCAGCATAGGGCCTGCCTTCTTACCTTATTTGAAACCAGATGTGGCCTGCTTTGCCTCTTCGGGCACCTCTTTTTCAGCACCCATTATTACAGGTTTAGTCGCCTGTCTTTTACAGGAGAATCCTGCCCTTACGCCCCGGCAACTCACCGACATCATCAAGAAAAGCAGCCACCTTTACCCTTTCGGGAATAACTTCGTGGGTTACGGTGTGCCTAATGCAGGTAAGGCTCTAGAACTGGCTAAAGGGGTCATAGCTCCTGCCCGTACGCCGCAACTGGTGAAGGGGAATCAGTTTACTTTCAAACCTAAGGCAGAACAAGACATTGCAGATAACGGAGGAATTGTGTTGTTCAGGAAAAAGTCTGAAACGCAGGTAATCACCCAGCAGAAGCTTTCTCCGCGCACAAGGAAAGTAGTGGTGAAACGCCTTCTTGGCGAGACCCATACCACTGTGCAGGTAGGAACCACCGTGATGGAATTGATCTGGCAATAG
- a CDS encoding STAS/SEC14 domain-containing protein, with amino-acid sequence MTKELINPFGRVYLSIKEDSQNRLIYVNWMGYLTEENVKTGAKAYTQALADAGYNCVLNDTRLIIGSWDHSMDWVINEWAPSAAKAGLKRFAMLANPESFGESSASTFLNQLKSFEAKSFDNLETAKKWLAAYSTVK; translated from the coding sequence ATGACCAAAGAACTTATTAACCCTTTTGGAAGAGTTTACCTCAGTATCAAAGAAGATTCCCAAAACAGGTTGATTTATGTAAACTGGATGGGGTACTTAACCGAAGAGAATGTAAAAACCGGGGCCAAAGCCTACACGCAGGCACTGGCAGATGCCGGCTACAATTGCGTATTAAATGATACCCGTCTCATTATTGGCTCTTGGGACCACTCTATGGACTGGGTTATTAATGAGTGGGCGCCCAGCGCTGCCAAGGCCGGGCTGAAACGCTTCGCAATGCTGGCCAACCCTGAGAGCTTTGGAGAATCTTCGGCGTCTACTTTCCTCAACCAATTAAAGTCTTTTGAAGCGAAATCATTTGACAACTTAGAAACTGCCAAAAAATGGCTTGCTGCCTACAGCACCGTTAAATAA
- a CDS encoding energy transducer TonB — MKHLYFCILFLLLSIPTLAQKDKIPNSKIYISVEEMPEFPGGFDSLSYYIKSNFGTPRYQYTEDSLATLNISFVVDYIGFVQDVEVLSRVHPLVDENAVNLIKGMPQWKPGKQDGATVNVKYTIPIRVPAPKPVPSFLRDKLPFGNYTYDKEAYETGVFLDIEKRPQFLKGDKSFRAYVKQNYQVPKEAAKQKIDGTAKLSFIVSPAGQITKIKALSELGHGIEQNLIEVLEKMPKWQPGSYKGQPQKVKRTVEFLVVKGKASFKEFVPSEYNF; from the coding sequence ATGAAGCACCTCTACTTTTGCATTTTATTTCTTCTTTTAAGCATTCCAACTTTAGCACAAAAAGATAAGATCCCAAATTCTAAAATCTACATTTCAGTTGAGGAAATGCCAGAATTTCCCGGTGGATTTGACTCATTATCCTATTACATCAAATCGAATTTTGGAACACCTAGATATCAATATACTGAGGACTCCTTAGCCACTTTAAATATTAGCTTTGTAGTAGATTACATTGGCTTTGTACAGGATGTAGAGGTATTAAGCAGAGTACATCCCTTAGTAGATGAAAATGCAGTAAACCTCATAAAAGGTATGCCCCAATGGAAACCCGGCAAACAGGATGGTGCAACCGTAAATGTTAAGTATACTATTCCTATCCGCGTACCTGCACCCAAGCCTGTGCCTAGCTTTTTACGTGACAAATTGCCCTTTGGCAACTATACTTATGATAAAGAGGCCTATGAAACCGGTGTTTTCTTAGACATTGAAAAACGACCACAATTTCTTAAAGGAGATAAATCTTTCCGGGCCTATGTCAAACAAAACTACCAGGTGCCAAAAGAAGCAGCCAAACAAAAGATTGATGGCACAGCTAAACTTTCCTTTATCGTTTCCCCTGCAGGCCAAATAACCAAAATCAAAGCTCTTTCAGAACTAGGCCATGGCATCGAACAAAACTTAATAGAAGTATTAGAAAAGATGCCTAAATGGCAACCAGGGTCCTACAAGGGGCAACCTCAGAAAGTAAAAAGAACAGTAGAGTTTTTGGTTGTAAAAGGGAAAGCATCTTTTAAGGAGTTTGTTCCTTCAGAATATAACTTCTAG